The genomic stretch taatgtgtgtgtattggggattcgctcaaccaatcagcgcgtctaatgtgtgtgtattggggattcgctccaaccaatcagcgtctctaatgtgtgcgtatggcaagttggctcaaccaatcagcggcgccagctcatctaaatattcatgagaataccatatttggaagaaaagctcttgttacaaatagggccaaaacacaagggatgcataagggccagtaaaatatcaaccaggccattttcagcccaaccaatgttacataccccattaggagaccataaggaacagtgtgaaataccctatataatcattctatcacccctttaattatCGGTGCATGTTGTTTTGAGATCCGTTGGGCAGAGACGCTAGCTGCTCAGTGAACagtgttttaaatatttgtatttctgtgttcttattttgtgaagcactttgtgttgCGTTTAATGACTGTAAACCGTCTTGTGAGCCATCTGACAGTTAAATttcgattttcaaatataaaaaattggCATTGTCAAATGCTTACAATTTGTGTGTGAAAGTATCTGCAGTTGAACATGGGCATTAAATTAGtttaaagtggcatgaaaaatggcatgaaaaagcatgaaataAGATTTGCTgatacctgcagaaaccctgttatAGTCATTTAACGTTAAGTCAATGGACaacaaacggcgttgataaacacgcaaaaaagcgattatgcgtgtTAATAGCACGCCACAAATGGaaatacgaattggcgtgtcatacatacgctatttcatgagatcagtctgcatagATGGTGAATGTCATTGGTTGTATCACTCAATGAGGCACATTGTGCAAGTGTTCTAAATATATTGATCgcttcacacactttttttctttcctgctTAGGTCTTTCACATGAAATGTCCAGTTATAATAGGGATGTGCCAACCACATTCCCCCTGTCAGAAGCGAGTAAGTACAAGAATATTTTCATGTAACACCCAGACTAATTACTTATGTATACATTACATACTCTTTGTAACTGGTGAATCAGACTTCAggttttcattttaatgcttTGGCATTTATGACAACCATCTCTTAATAAAATTGTTATTTAATACAACTGATTTGTCAAATACAGGGTTAAAGTTTACCTGTTAAATAGTGTTATGTAACAAATTGAATAGTTATTCATTTTTCTGGGATTTCTAGAGAGCACACTTTTACTGAAATGCCTTGCTGTTACCAGAGAACCATGATTATAgtgagtaatttttttttttcttaatttgtcATTATTGCCAGAATTCCAAAAAATAGTGCTGACAAAGCTGGTGACTCTCACTGATGAGGTCAAACAACTCCAGAGGAGCATGCCTAAatctagcattgagatcataAAGATTAACACCTTGGAAGAGTTCGAGAGGGAGGAGGCTTCTCTTCTGGataaaaacaaatttgaaaCCTTGGTAAGAATTTTTCAACCTCTAATGAGCTTACAATTCTATTGATTATCCTTAACAAACGTATTCGTGATAGTTATCCCGAGTTGGTGGCAATCACGTGAGCTTTCACGCTAAACACAAAAACCAGAGCTTTGAATGTAAAATGATAGAGAACAGCCATTTGGAATCCATTCCTCTCAACATAAACACTtattgaaagagagagagagagagtgtgtgtgtgatagtgtaTGTAATATTAATGCAAATTGTAACTTCACTAAGTCACTTGTTTtatatttcctttttatatttACTTGAATACTGTGTAATGTACCTGTATTGCAAGTTGTTCTATTTTGTGTACtggtttttataaaaaaaaaaaaaaaaaaaaaaagaagtgaaattTGAAAAGTTAAAGTTCTGAATTTTGACTACAATTGTCTTTGCATTCTGATTCCTCACTACATTAGAAGCATGACTGGCTCTTATTTGTAAGCAACAGCATATTTTTCCAGGGCCATGCAAACCCTTTATTACTAGTGTGGAAATATTCTACAATATTCACTAATGACAGTAAAATAGACCATGCTAAGTCAATTTACTGCAGTAATTCCTCTCAACAAGTAGAAAATGCATTGAACACTTGACTAtgcatgaaaataaaattaaaaaatgtcataaaccGGAAAACCGTcatcattataaaaaaaaaaaacgtgatatAAATTTTTGGTCAAACCGCCCAGCACTAACTTGACTTGACTAATGCCAATAGGGGCTATGCGGAACACAGAACGTTCTAACCGGAAAACAGGTGTTATTTCTAGGGATGCACGATATTATCGGCACAACATCGGTATCGGCACAACATCGATATGATTATTTCTGCCGATATATATCAGCCGATATGATTATGGTGTGTGGTGGAGGATTGGTAGACGTTCAAGTAAaagatgtcatttttttatttgaaatttttatttattttattcataagtACTGAAGTcttaacttaaaaatgtaaatgtggcaCTGGCATATCATTTATTCTCTAAGTGAAATAATGTACCATTTTTTTCAGTGGAGATTTGTAAAATCTACATGGTAGaattaaatgtgttttgtttgtcttgtgtATTGCCTTATCTACAACACATGAGTGTAATATGGTAAAGGTAGCTACAGGAGAGCGACTTTCTCTTCAGTAAAATTAAAGTGTAAATATATCAGGGGAAAAATATTGATATCGGCATCGGACAAAATCAGTTTCAAAATATCGGCATATCGAATATCGGCCAAAATCCAATATCGTGCATCCCTACTTATTTCCACTTTTCACTTCAATACACTACACATCTGCAGTGGTAGGTGATGTCTTAGGTAACTTAAGTTTTGCTTATCATAATAAAATTTGTATTTCTGATCAAACTGTagtatatttcttttaattaaaatgttgaaatgttaaTATATCAGAAATGGCAACACCGCCAGCACGCAGGAGTTTTTGTTTTGCCAAGCTGCAAGTCAGTCAGGGTGATATGGTTCCAAAAGATTATGCGTGCTAATTTTGTTGTAAGGAGACACACCCTGCAGTCGCATTTTATGCCAGAAAAATATATGCAAGAGAGTAATAAAGCAGAGATCTTATAtattgatacatttcaatatcgATCCAGCAAATTCTTTCAGCTTTTGTATTTACCTGCTGATAAaatgttttggaaaaaaatgttaTATTTGAGTTAAAATATTTCAATTATTTCATGATTATACATATGATTTTTGTATGGTTTACATGTTATGTTTTTAGGGCAGCAAACAACTGGACCCAAATGTTCTCAATTTTTTACCATTAAtatatttgaatgtgttttttaattatAGGTTTGTCAGCTGGCAAAGGTGGGTGGGAAAGATGTAAAGGACTGCACGCCACAAAGTGATGGACaggtatttatttacttattaacTTAACAGATCCGCAATCTGTTTTCATTTGGTAGTTTGGTTTAGTTGTTGGTTTAAGTAAAGAGTAGGACTGTGCACTAGGGTTTGGCAATATGGATAGTTTTTATATCTTGGTGTTTTTAGCTAAATAGTGCTAAAAGATaaactgtatattatatattttatgaaaatggCTACATTTGTAAGTCAAAGCCACCTTAGAGATGACATATGCACTTTTATTTAAACGGAtggtcattaaaataaaatgcagcgGTTTACTTCCCTGTTTTATTCCCTACGTTGAATAAAAAAGCCCTATTTCTGGTTTCCAACAACAATAACCGGAGGATtaagggggagagaaaaagagaaacagacatGGGCTCACGGACAAAAGAGGGCATGAGAGGAAATTCCACCAGATTTCACTCTTCTTGGCCAAATTTCTGTTATCTTTCtttaaaattaataattaaattaatacaacTTTAAACTCTGTCGATTTATGTAaattgctcctcagatctctgcagggtaaatccataCAGCtatctagactatctgtccaatctgagttttctgttgtacgactaaaacaacttttgaacatgtaTGTTACACCATAAGAAATTTCTTCCCAAGGCTAATTTGCAGTGGCACCGTGGCTTTGCCTGGCTCCAATCCCAGAATGCCGCGACAAACGCATGCAtactagaaatagaaccgacgctcATTTTTTCGCGATAACAtgttgtttgaaagtctctaggttttgacataaatgcagatataaatgtaataaaaaaattcaatactttttatttgaataaagtCAGTCACTTCCAAAGTTGTCttcaaatcaaatcagtatatttttatgtttaacatgaagtgtACTACTGTAGTAAATCAATTGGAAACgtgtgtgtacagacaaggctagcagcgcAGCGTCAGACACGTTCTGGTGCGCAAAGACAGAGAAAATGCAACGCAGCCGCcacacaacagaaacgccaGGCTCATGCGGGGCCCCCGCGCGCGCCTCCAATTTGTGTAGCCAGCCTAAGGCGAACGCTGGCTAATTTATGAAGCCCTATCGCCTTCTCAGCTAAGAGGTGTAATGTATGTAGAGATATGGTTATATTGTATAGTGTCTTTTCAGGCAATTTGATGAAGGTAAAAGTTGTGTGGCTGTGCCAATGCaaaatcactgttttttttgaAGACAAATTCTGCATGTGGTGGAATAATTGCATATTATTTTTGTCTTGGATTGGATTAGGCTCTTCACCAACAACCTAATGACACTGTTTAATttgaagggaagggaagggaaaaaAGATAAAATTGGGCTCGAAGACAAGAAATTGTTTTCAGCAATAAAAGGTAAGATTTTATATtatggtaatttaaaaaaaatgtgtgtggaaTGCTTAATATCAGGCTTGATGTAATTTTACTTAATTTGTGatctatttcatttaattgATGTTACTCAAATTTTCATCTAAGCATAATCTGTATCTATGCTGCAAGCTAAACCACAACAGTGGcatttgaattgatttattttacataGGATTTTTTGCTTTGATTGTAGCTGCTGTCATGAAATGGGGCCGAGCTGCCACAGAAAGGCCCCCAAATAAAGGTGTGGCATCGGACCACCTAAAACATGCCCCTGGGGAAGTAGGGGGTGGtggttataaataaataaatatactgtgctaatattacaaaattttatagcacttttattttactttactgtTCTGACTTTTAAgttttattatgttattgtgTTAATTTATACTTGCTGTTCTTGTTTTAAGTATTAGTGTGTTGttggtttaatttaaactgcTGTTCTGGTTTTAAGTTTTTCTAAAtattactaataaaaatatattttgaaatttaaatagttgatttcttgaAGTGATCAGTTTGTTTACAGAAAAATGGTAAGCAGTTTATTACAATTATATTGATAAGATACAAAAATGCAAGACTATATAAACTAAAAAATTATTCAATTGAATAATCAATATAATCCATATTCTTTCAAATAATTTAGGTCTATGGTCTGTCTGCAGTTTCATGACACGACAACCATTAACAATGAGTAACTGGGTTTTTCTCAGTGAGAACTAACTCACTCAACGCCATTGTTTGaagtaaacatttttattttttattttgatcctTGCAAATATGTCCAGATGGGATTTCCATGTTAATAGAAGCCTTTCTTAACAGAATCTTAACAGTCATCTTTGACATTTCTACAGAAAACGCATCTAATACAACTTTTATTCTGGCAGTCTAAAATGACATATTTAGCACGTTTTTGACATCTAAATAATGTCCTAAAAAGACGTCAATGAAACTTTCATTCTGGCTCCTGTGAGAACGTCTTCTGGATGTCTAACAACTACGTCCGTAGAGAACGTCTTTAATTTACGTCTATACAACGTCCAGAAAAACGTCAATGAAACTTTCATTCTGGCTCCTGTGAGAACGTCTTCTGGATGTCTAACAACTACGTCCGTAGAACGTCTTTAATTTACGTCTATACAACGTCCAGAAAAGACGTCAAAAAACTTTCATTCTGGCTCCTGTGAGGACGTCTTCTGGATGTCTAACAACTACGTCCGAAGAACGTCTTTAATTTACGTCTATACAACGTCCAGAAAAGACGTCTTTTGGATGTCTAAGAATGACGTCTTTAGTACGTCTTTAATTTACGTCTATACAACGTCCAGAAAAGACGTCAAAAAAACTTTCATTCTGGCTCCTGTGAGGACGTCTTCTGGACGTCTAAGAATGATGTCTTTTAGACGTCTTCTAGACTACTTCGGCTGGGAAAGATTAGCCTGTATTTTTAGGCTGTTTGAtattccaaatgtttcttcaaacgGCCGCAttaacgaacacacacacacacacacacacacacaaccaacaaTTTATATTTCTTAAATTGTAGGATCTGTAAAGCCTACAATTCTGTTAGCTATAATAGCCTAATCATTAGCGACTATTTTCCAGCCACCAATTGCGCTATAGGTGTTAACAGTTAACAGTGTGGTTGCTAAGCGACGGAGGTATAACGACAGGTGATTGTCGTTTATGGCTGACAATAATTTGTTTTCAATCTAGTGTTGTCACAGGTCCTATAGGCGAGCTATAATTTCACATAGCTAGTTTTGGTCTGAATGAAATGCAATCCAAATTgaattaatttatatttattgatctatttttattttaaaggccAACATTTCTTGATTTAGCCTAATAAGATGCTTTTATAGTTTAATTGAATGGCAATTTCTAATAGGCCTACAAAGATTCCTGGATGGTTATCCGTTGTTTTGGGATTAATGATAATTTCTGTATATGGCCCAATTTTGAAAACGCTGAGCTATTCGTATGCGATGTGGCCTTCCTGAACCTACATCTAATTTATTTCAGATTTCACCAAAACGACTTGTTTTGTTCTTATAGCTTACGCTCAGGCGTACAATTGGAACGAAAACCTCCCTTAATCGGCTGACCCATTGTCTGTTTGGCCTATCATAGCCCAAAAATAAGTTACAACAATGCCTACCAGTTAagctacaatttaaaaaaaaaagtataagatGTATGTTGTCCAAATGTACCGTGGATGATCGCTCACGTGCAGCTGCATCAACCCTCCTGGCCTAGTTTGCACCTGACTCCTCTTCCCTTCTAATAGGTTAACTGCGTTTTACATTGGATCACTGTTTTTTATAGAGGCCTTCTTGCTCATTATCCCGTCTATTTGCTGGCATTTTCATCCATACGATATTATGTTGTAAAATGCTTTGACCTATATAGCCTAATGCGTTATCTCGGGATCATTCTTTCGGCGTTAATGCAACCTTTTGAATGTCTTCCTCTTTTGGAAACAACCTTTAAAATCCTTCAGAGGTTTGGTGTTAAAGCCTTCACTCGGACTCAGCATTTGGCTCATATTGTTAGTGTATTAAGCATGTGAAGGGATTTTTACTCGAGTGAATAATTTTAGGcgaaatacacttttattttcctacatgtaacattcaaaaaagtattttttacaCAAATAGCCTATTATTAAGAAAATGGGATTTCGCACCAACCAATCTTCTCTTATTTTGTGTGTAGGCTATCTCTTGAAGGCAGCAGCAGTTTTAGGCCACAGTTTtaggtcccccccccccaaaaaaaaggccTTTTGGGGACTTTTAAGTGAAATCTTACCAGCATCAGAAACTATCTTCTATTAGGTATTTTGCAGAGCTGGTTTTGTTCGGGAGAAAAGTGAGAACTTTGGGATTACATTAACATGTCTTTGGCGCGGTGTGTGGTCTTTGTGTGCAGCTTGTAACTGTTGAGAATGACTTGTTGGAAGCGTGTGTGCTCTCATCGCTCTCTTTTGTAGAAACCCAGTGCAACTCCCCAAGTCCTCCTGGCTTTATGGTGGGCTGTTCTCCATGAACCCCAAGCAATTAGTCCCTAATCTCAAGGTAATCATATGTGAGTTAGTGACTAGCTGTTGAATTTAATTCGCCTGTTTAGCTTCAGTATTACTTTTGGGTGATGTGTAGCATCCAGAAATCCCGTTTTGTGTATCAGTGGCACGATAAGACAGAATTTGAAGTGTAAGAGGATATCAAACACGTGTCCGTCTTAAAATTGAGGCTCCAATAAATTCCACACGAGTTGATTTAAATCTCTACAGTGGCGCCGACAAGTGGAAGCAAAGCAGTTTATATCGTTTGtaagaatgaaatgaaattttaAATTGGGGAATTGTGCAAACAGTCTTAACAAATAACCATGATTaagtcctgtttttatttttaaaattgtatttttttcttaaggAAAGTGATAAATTGTAGGTTTATTTTCAATGTGTTTTCACTGTTCTAAAGTTGGGTGTCAATATAATGCACGTTCCGTAATCCGTGTACACATCAAGTGGGCTAAATGACCCATTCGCAAGATACTGCACGTTTTAAATGATTAAATCACTCGATGGATATTTTCGGTGTGTTACGTGTGTGTAGAACTAGCCTAATAATTGGTTTCTCCAAAACAAGAGTCACAGAACTTAAACTTCCAAAAagttaaaataacaaaagtaaaatattaaGAATATTAGATCAAAACACGCGATTTCGTTGATTGATTTGAAGTGAACGTGCAAGTTTGATTTTTCTGACAGATATTCCTATTGATCAATTGCTGAATATATGAGGATATCACGCAAAAGTCCGTGACATTAACACTGCGCTGTGATTAAGTAGGCTAGAAATCCAtataagccaaaaaaaaaaaaaaaatctaattaaaatataaaactgttaGCAGTGAATTGCAGATTGTCTTCTTAcagttttaaataatttatagtTTAGTAAAAATCTGCTAAAGATACTAGAGGCAGACTTGGGTGCTGTCCACGGTGCTGAAATAGAATAAGAATAAGTACAAAGATGAGCAATGTTAACTAAAATATTCA from Perca fluviatilis chromosome 20, GENO_Pfluv_1.0, whole genome shotgun sequence encodes the following:
- the LOC120548912 gene encoding uncharacterized protein LOC120548912, with protein sequence MFVSALHCLGTARSAGRDRSTSGSPRSAGVDRSTSRTARSAGRDRTTSRTPRSLDRSTCDSSRSRSVGRDSSISCSSRSVGRDNSSSRVHRSQAVEGLSHEMSSYNRDVPTTFPLSEAKFQKIVLTKLVTLTDEVKQLQRSMPKSSIEIIKINTLEEFEREEASLLDKNKFETLVCQLAKVGGKDVKDCTPQSDGQLVTVENDLLEACVLSSLSFVETQCNSPSPPGFMVGCSP